The Roseibium sp. Sym1 nucleotide sequence AGCAGCGATGCTGCCGCGGCAAGCGGAAACGGTCATGCAAACGGCAGCGACCGCCCCCAGCAGGACGCCACATCTTCGGACGCCGATCTGGTCGATGCCGACAGCCCGCAGCCCTTTATCGAAGACATGCCGGTCATCGATCAGGAGGGCAAGGTGAACGGTGCCGGACAGAAGGCCGACAGCGGGGACGATCCGTCCGACGACAAGCCGCGCCGCCGGGCGCGTACCCCGAGGGCGCGCACGCCGCGCCGGGCGGTGGCCGATGATTCCACGGGTGAAGGTGCTGCAGAGACGGCTCCGGAAACAACGGACGCGGCCGGTGGTGCCGATGGCGAAGAACAGGCCAAGCCGCGCCGCCGGCCGGCCCGTCCGCGCCGCACCAAAGCCGCCGACGACGCACCCGCCGAGGTGGCTCCCGCCGGCGACTAGTCAGTCCGGTGCAAGCCATGAATGATAAGACGGCGTCCTTCGGGGCGCCGTTTTTTTGTCACTACAGCCTGGCGGTTCCGAGCAGAGGCACCTGCGACATTTTGGAAAGGGCCTGCGGAAAATGTCGAACTGGTATCGTCGGGGCTTTTGTGATGAAATTGCAACACTATATTAGGGAGGCAGCGCTCATTGAGGCTGCACGGATGCCCGTTGCAGGGGTCCGTATCCCAGAACGTTCCCCATGCTTCGGGTGGTGTGGACGGGTAGGAGGTAGCTTATGAACTTTGAGAAATACACCGAGCGGGCGCGCGGTTTCGTCCAGTCCGCCCA carries:
- a CDS encoding DUF4167 domain-containing protein → MRPGNQSNKRMRGRGRKGPNPLTRTYESNGPDVKIRGTAMHIAEKYQQLARDAQASGDRVMSENYNQHAEHYLRIVAAAQPQQQPAAQAPARPEAEDSSDAAAASGNGHANGSDRPQQDATSSDADLVDADSPQPFIEDMPVIDQEGKVNGAGQKADSGDDPSDDKPRRRARTPRARTPRRAVADDSTGEGAAETAPETTDAAGGADGEEQAKPRRRPARPRRTKAADDAPAEVAPAGD